In Simplicispira sp. 125, one DNA window encodes the following:
- a CDS encoding CBASS cGAMP-activated phospholipase translates to MPAKNPSSEFRILALSGGGYLGLYAAVVLAELEERVGEPLGRRFDLIAGTSVGGLLAMALAFEVPMAQIVKLFVERGEDVFSSRRLPGGAVTRLIDLTRSVLGPKYTGEALRRELTRHFGKKTLGDALHAVVVPAVDVSRSVTKVFKTPHAQGSLGDESLSVVDVTLATCAAPAFFPCVKVGTKLYADGGLFAVAPDQVALHEAEHFMGAKPSKVRMLSVGTATMGYQPADSVEADAGAVGWLTDGRLILTMISVQQQHVQAVMEDRLDDRYLRLDAPWPAQAGLGIDIATKAATRTLTGLGRATLAQTDPARVAAFL, encoded by the coding sequence ATGCCTGCAAAGAACCCTTCTTCCGAATTTCGCATCCTCGCCCTCAGCGGCGGTGGTTATCTGGGTTTGTATGCAGCGGTGGTGCTTGCCGAACTGGAAGAACGTGTAGGCGAGCCGCTGGGGCGGCGGTTTGACCTGATCGCCGGCACGTCGGTCGGTGGGCTGCTGGCCATGGCACTGGCGTTCGAGGTGCCCATGGCGCAAATCGTCAAGCTGTTTGTCGAGCGCGGAGAGGACGTGTTCTCATCGCGCCGCCTGCCCGGCGGTGCCGTCACGCGCCTGATTGACCTTACGCGGTCCGTGCTGGGCCCCAAATACACCGGGGAAGCCCTGCGCCGGGAACTGACCCGCCATTTCGGCAAGAAGACACTGGGCGATGCGCTGCACGCCGTGGTGGTGCCTGCGGTCGACGTTTCGCGCAGCGTGACCAAGGTGTTCAAAACGCCCCATGCCCAAGGATCGCTGGGCGACGAATCGCTGAGCGTGGTGGATGTGACGCTGGCCACCTGCGCTGCGCCAGCCTTCTTCCCTTGTGTGAAGGTGGGCACCAAGCTATATGCTGACGGGGGCCTGTTTGCCGTGGCGCCCGACCAGGTGGCCCTGCACGAAGCCGAGCACTTCATGGGCGCCAAGCCGTCCAAGGTGCGCATGTTGTCGGTGGGTACTGCCACCATGGGCTACCAACCCGCCGACAGCGTCGAGGCCGACGCCGGCGCTGTGGGCTGGCTGACCGATGGGCGCCTGATTCTGACCATGATCTCGGTACAACAGCAGCATGTGCAGGCCGTCATGGAAGACCGGCTCGACGACCGCTACCTGCGCCTTGATGCGCCCTGGCCCGCCCAGGCAGGCCTGGGCATCGACATTGCAACCAAGGCTGCGACCAGGACCCTCACGGGGCTGGGACGTGCGACGCTGGCGCAGACCGATCCGGCGCGTGTGGCTGCCTTTCTGTGA